GTATGCTATAATTAAAAAGACTATTAATTGATAAAGGACTGATTGATTTGGATAATGTAATATTGTTATTAACAATGACTTTGATAGGTGGATTAATTGGGTATTTGACCAATAAAATTGCGGTGAAAATGCTTTTTAGACCCTATAAACCTCTAAATTTTGGTTTATTTAAAATTCAAGGGGTATTGCCTAAAAGACAAAGTGATATTGCCAAAAGTGTAGGCGATACGATTGAAA
The nucleotide sequence above comes from Methanocalculus natronophilus. Encoded proteins:
- a CDS encoding DUF445 domain-containing protein, which translates into the protein MTLIGGLIGYLTNKIAVKMLFRPYKPLNFGLFKIQGVLPKRQSDIAKSVGDTIETSLLNDDDLFNALFSLEA